One Plasmodium cynomolgi strain B DNA, chromosome 12, whole genome shotgun sequence genomic region harbors:
- a CDS encoding pyruvate dehydrogenase E1 beta subunit (putative) produces the protein MHKVVMFFVWLGICLTWSGQCRKEPTKLLSFIGRKNNSPGGKRSNIKGYMSTNRTVLVGKENNLLGNENNLVTVNEGNYQNELKNVKVKRNISEALHMATYEEMKRDKSVYVLGEDVGLYGGSYKVTKNLAHFFGFARVLDTPICENSFMGLGIGSCINGLRPIVEGMNLSFLILAFNQISNNACMMRYMCDGQFNIPIVIRGPGGIGKQLGPEHSQRIESYLMSVPGIKIVSCSTPFNARGLLKSAIRDNNPVLFLEHVLLYNVEQEIPLLPYTLPIDRAEVVRTGNHLTILCYGITRHIALEAAKELANINMQVEVIDLISLKPFDLETIGNSLKKTKKCLILDESAGFGGIGAELYTQVVEKFSSFLERRPVRLCTKDVPIAYSSRFEDACIVKKEDV, from the coding sequence ATGCACAAGGTGGTGATGTTTTTCGTCTGGTTGGGAATTTGCCTGACCTGGTCAGGACAATGCAGGAAGGAACCCACAAAACTGCTGAGCTTCAtcggaaggaaaaacaactcacccggagggaaaagaagtaACATCAAGGGGTACATGAGCACAAATAGGACAGTCCTCGtgggaaaggaaaacaacCTACTGGGAAACGAAAACAACCTAGTGACAGTAAACGAAGGAAATTACCAAAACGAACTGAAAAACGTTAAGGTAAAGAGAAACATAAGTGAAGCGCTACATATGGCCACGTacgaagaaatgaaaagagaCAAAAGTGTGTACGTGTTGGGAGAAGATGTAGGCTTGTATGGAGGATCATACAAGGTAACAAAAAACTTGGCCCACTTTTTTGGATTCGCCAGAGTGTTAGACACACCAATATGTGAAAATTCATTCATGGGGTTAGGCATTGGATCGTGTATAAATGGATTAAGACCCATAGTGGAAGGAATgaatttgtcatttttaattttagcCTTTAACCAAATTTCTAACAATGCATGCATGATGCGATATATGTGTGATGGCCAATTCAATATTCCTATTGTGATTAGAGGACCAGGAGGGATAGGAAAGCAGTTGGGACCAGAGCACTCACAGAGAATTGAATCCTATTTGATGAGTGTACCAGGGATTAAAATCGTGTCTTGCTCTACTCCATTTAATGCTAGAGGGTTGCTAAAATCGGCCATACGAGATAACAACCCTGTTTTGTTCCTGGAGCAtgtgttattatataatgtCGAGCAAGAAATACCACTCCTACCATACACCTTACCGATTGATAGGGCAGAAGTAGTCAGAACAGGAAATCATCTCACCATTTTATGCTACGGGATTACTCGGCATATCGCATTAGAGGCTGCAAAAGAACTAGCTAATATTAACATGCAGGTGGAGGTAATCGATTTGATCTCATTAAAACCGTTCGATTTGGAAACAATTGGGAATTCTTTaaagaagacaaaaaagTGTTTAATTCTTGATGAGTCAGCTGGGTTTGGGGGAATTGGTGCTGAGCTGTACACTCAGGTGGTTGAGaaattttcctccttcttggAGAGGCGGCCCGTCCGTTTGTGCACAAAAGATGTGCCCATAGCGTACTCCAGCAGGTTCGAGGACGCTTGCATCGTCAAAAAGGAGGACGTG
- a CDS encoding hypothetical protein (putative) — MKALMPFYMSTCLFAISVLFNNSSFYLLPCDAFPFGVSENKYIQAFPEFHLFYEYVDIRSDDYPSEFSDVQKEGKRSRKILFQSDKIAIYNNYGVSSDANYEEDCENNYEKNGVHNYVEHYPEGSRRNCIRTDGKGIPIEVFQNRCAAVGLRISESLSQMFSWCLPGCFNIGNGFETIHHFGFPDAYWFGGNRILTCTDHCGPPKLERQLSNGSDAWSKDSAEVEHSPSNQLCQNSNLNLIQEIYEYEIYPFLKGLLTKNLSRRSPDVINKSETYISDCTEGGSSQRRENIEVGEQMVLYHSSHDHHRNDILNQSKRINRKKKKKHKKRGKEKKFDGMANTQERGNNSDLEQNEDKNDLHIYAEINYVYSIKKKVLRNFAFANILKKYIQYKYHSNGLIKVGEDGGYPRHPEGKAKSRFTPFLEHHYGKSSTSEKSGQKKCSHKGRICFINKKAIIILDHLKKETSYLVVSYVIEEETTQLLNFTEYFVPLKVPVYTRSFMDETPQEGNNPKQYEQIDGYISPNWDKLHRNELHMNELHMNELHRNELHRNELHRNELHQKDICYYSYGDNCMEYLKNLFLKTCKVYSGLFQGGKLNGEGGSRGGSTGREDDPAQGLHVDKAWEPRRSGADDAINVSNASNASNSSNASNASNSSNAGYGNTSRNFVNHANSAHRAEYIVSTYAGSDGGYHYYLINYNNQNYIFEVSANSDLYGSPFTKNKRNREHLTDTEKAIIKNMQKYMKEGNNFSVYIDHVPPPQVNNNGCNKFNTIKWALILFFIPAWLLLNVVYIVYVQNVWRQMLNPLYRLMLSPSIIRLASYIMLLLFCMMQYPYRNSRYVEYTILSYMALNTMFNTIFYGNLILISKGYMITRGQFNKRDKLTLTLIISSIYILTSFNQINVINDTPILIFINISLLLVLVMNIISIQNFLKLKLSFVRSVRMMDSWEESLTIKLNMYKLYLLIIVSFFTLEILLHLIKSMFNFLTGTIILIEYAFELIMWCCVLYVFRHRGNVLYFSLLYDNLTFNIMPLYVAKTSDDLLDTMNQRKWTLGDAHFPIFILNPREHTDQNYLSRMAVGWPLVVHYGKRYL, encoded by the exons atgaaagcgCTCATGCCTTTCTACATGTCCACCTGTCTGTTCGCAATATCTGTCCTTTTTAACAACTCCTCGTTTTACCTCCTCCCGTGTGATGCCTTTCCATTTGGGGTTTCcgaaaataaatacattcaGGCTTTTCCCGAGTTTCACCTATTTTACGAGTATGTGGACATCAGAAGTGATGACTACCCCTCCGAGTTCAGCGATGTGCAGAAGGAAGGGaagagaagcagaaaaatacTATTCCAGTCCGATAAAATAGCCATTTATAACAATTACGGAGTTAGTAGTGATGCAAATTACGAGGAGGAttgtgaaaataattatgagaAGAATGGTGTACACAATTACGTAGAGCATTATCCTGAGGGGAGTCGTAGAAACTGTATCCGTACGGATGGGAAAGGAATCCCAATCGAAGTATTCCAGAACAGGTGTGCTGCAGTGGGGTTAAGAATTTCTGAGAGCCTGAGTCAGATGTTCAGTTGGTGCCTCCCAGGTTGTTTCAACATTGGGAATGGATTTGAAACTATCCATCATTTTGGTTTCCCCGATGCCTACTGGTTTGGTGGAAATCGAATTCTCACGTGTACAGACCACTGCGGTCCCCCTAAGCTGGAAAGGCAACTCAGTAATGGTAGCGATGCGTGGAGTAAGGACAGCGCAGAGGTCGAGCATTCCCCTTCTAACCAGCTGTGCCAAAATAGCAACCTGAACCTTATTCAAGAAATTTACGAATACGAGATTTACCCATTTCTGAAAGGACTCCTAACGAAGAACTTGAGCAGAAGATCCCCTGATGTTATAAACAAATCAGAGACCTATATTTCGGACTGCACAGAAGGGGGTTCCTCCCAGAGAAGAGAAAACATTGAAGTAGGAGAACAGATGGTGTTGTACCACTCCTCCCATGATCATCATCGAAACGATATTTTGAATCAGTCCAAACGGAtcaacaggaaaaaaaagaagaagcataaaaaaagggggaaggaaaagaagttCGATGGGATGGCAAATACTCAAGAAAGAGGAAATAATTCTGACttagaacaaaatgaagataaaaatgatcTCCACATTTATGCAGAAATAAATTACGTTTACAGCATAAAGAAGAAGGTGCTGCGTAACTTCGCCTTcgcaaatattttaaagaaatacaTTCAGTACAAATATCATTCCAACGGACTGATCAAGGTGGGAGAAGATGGGGGATATCCTCGCCACCCCGAGGGGAAGGCAAAGAgccgcttcacccccttTCTAGAACACCATTACGGGAAAAGCAGCACGAGTGAAAAAAGtgggcagaaaaaatgtagccaCAAAGGTCGCATCTgctttattaataaaaaggcCATTATCATCCTggatcatttaaaaaaagaaacctccTATCTGGTCGTCTCCTACGTAATCGAGGAAGAAACGACTCAGCTGTTAAACTTCACGGAGTATTTTGTTCCCCTGAAGGTCCCTGTATACACGCGAAGTTTTATGGATGAAACCCCCCAGGAGGGAAATAACCCCAAACAGTACGAACAGATCGATGGGTATATTTCCCCCAACTGGGACAAGCTTCATCGGAATGAGCTTCACATGAATGAGCTTCACATGAATGAGCTGCATCGGAATGAGCTACATCGGAATGAGCTGCATCGGAATGAGCTGCATCAGAAGGACATTTGCTACTATAGCTATGGAGACAACTGTATGGAATATTTAAAGAatctctttttaaaaacatgcaAA GTGTACAGTGGTCTGTTCCAGGGTGGGAAGTTAAACGGCGAAGGGGGCAGTCGGGGGGGGTCCACGGGAAGAGAAGATGATCCCGCGCAGGGGCTGCACGTCGATAAGGCGTGGGAGCCACGCAGAAGCGGAGCAGACGACGCCATCAACGTCAGCAATGCCAGTAACGCTAGTAACTCCAGCAACGCCAGTAACGCTAGTAACTCCAGCAACGCCGGCTATGGAAACACCTCCAGAAACTTCGTTAACCACGCTAACAGCGCGCACCGCGCGGAATACATTGTGAGCACGTACGCGGGGTCGGACGGCGGGTACCACTACTACCTGATCAACTACAACAACCAGAACTACATCTTCGAGGTGAGCGCTAACTCAGACTTGTATGGCAGCCCGTTcaccaaaaataaaagaaacagaGAACACTTGACAGACACAGAAAAGgcgataataaaaaatatgcagaaaTACATGAAGGAAGGAAACAATTTCTCCGTGTACATTGACCACGTGCCTCCCCCACAAGTTAATAACAATGGCTGTAACAAATTTAACACCATAAAATGGGCACTGATTCTCTTTTTCATACCAGCATGGTTATTACTAAACGTGGTCTACATTGTGTATGTGCAGAATGTATGGAGACAGATGTTGAACCCATTATATAGACTGATGTTATCTCCTTCCATCATTCGACTCGCATCTTACATCATGCTGTTACTTTTCTGCATGATGCAGTACCCCTACAGAAATAGCCGATATGTGGAATATACCATATTGTCCTATATGGCTCTGAACACCATGTTCAACACAATCTTTTATGGCAACCTCATTCTTATAAGTAAAGGATACATGATAACAAGGGGGCAATTTAATAAAAGAGATAAGttaaccctaaccctaattATTAGCAGCATATACATTCTAACATCCTTTAACCAGATTAATGTAATTAATGATACTCCGATATTGATTTTTATCAACATAAGTTTGCTACTTGTACTTGTTATGAACATCATATCGattcagaattttttaaagttgaAGCTATCCTTTGTGAGAAGTGTACGTATGATGGATTCCTGGGAAGAGTCACTAACGATAAAATtgaatatgtataaattatatcTACTCATTATTGTTAGTTTTTTCACCTTGGAAATTTTATTGCACTTGATAAAATccatgtttaattttttaacggGGACTATTATCCTGATCGAGTATGCCTTTGAGTTGATTATGTGGTGTTGTGTGTTGTACGTTTTTAGGCACCGGGGTAATGTGTTGTACTTTTCTCTACTGTATGATAATTTGACCTTTAATATAATGCCACTTTACGTGGCCAAGACGAGTGACGATTTGTTGGACACGATGAATCAGAGGAAGTGGACTCTCGGGGATGCAcactttcccatttttattttaaaccCACGGGAGCACACCGACCAAAATTACCTCTCGCGCATGGCCGTGGGGTGGCCCCTCGTTGTGCACTACGGGAAGAGGTACCTCTGA
- a CDS encoding leucine aminopeptidase (putative) yields the protein MPLLRLSPQIKNTYWNIPQKSFRTGVIQFGESKKNLILHLHPFCKSASADRRSPPFFESHPFSSISNSEEIQKMATLVPQVVSLDPTTIPIDYHTPIDDLNIEIKDINDKACTADEGLIVFLLNSAPKDSSSSGSGGNGESDSPIKINSKVNDNTINEFLKEGNMESFTGKIGTSKSFYIANDKKKYVSLAYIGCGPANEETELEIRKIAYALVTMLHDNKYKKVSIIFEIKIQENLFRFFLEHLFYEYVTDERFKSADKSTNTDYMKNLSLHIANADLYKGQIDKARVYFYGTYYAAQLIAAPSNYCNPVSLSNAAVELAQKVNLECKILNVKELEDLKMGAYLSVGKGSMYPNKFIHLTYKGAQKGDNQNKRKKIALIGKGITFDSGGYNLKAAPGSMIDLMKFDMSGCAAVLGCAYCIGTIKPDNVEVHFLSAVCENMVSKNSYRPGDIITASNGKTIEVGNTDAEGRLTLADALVYAEKLGVDYIVDIATLTGAMLYSLGTSYAGVFGNNDQLINKILNSSKTSNEPAWWLPIINEYRSSLNSKYADLNNISSSVKASSVVASLFLKEFIENTPWAHIDIAGVSWNFKARKPKGFGVRLLTEFVLNDAV from the coding sequence ATGCCGCTTTTAAGATTATCgccacaaataaaaaacaccTATTGGAATATCCCCCAAAAGAGCTTCCGAACAGGCGTAATACAATTTGgagagagcaaaaaaaatctcattttgcatttgcatccattttgtaaaagtgCCAGTGCTGATAGAAGAagccccccattttttgagaGCCACCCATTTAGTAGCATTAGCAACAGTGAGGAGATTCAGAAAATGGCGACCCTAGTGCCGCAAGTAGTATCCCTGGACCCAACGACCATCCCCATAGATTATCACACCCCCATAGATGACTTAAACATAGAGATAAAAGATATTAACGATAAGGCATGTACCGCGGATGAAGGTCTGATCGTATTTCTCCTCAACAGTGCTCCGAAGGATAGCAGCAGCAGTGGTAGCGGTGGTAATGGAGAAAGTGACAGTCCGATCAAAATAAACTCAAAAGTGAATGATAATACaattaatgaatttttaaaagaaggaaatatgGAAAGCTTCACAGGAAAGATAGGAACCAGTAAAAGCTTCTACATCGCCAATGACAAGAAGAAATATGTGAGCCTTGCATACATCGGATGTGGTCCTGCGAATGAAGAAACGGAATTAGAAATTAGGAAAATAGCATACGCATTAGTGACCATGTTGCATGATAACAAATACAAAAAGGTTTCCATtatatttgaaataaaaatccaagaaaatttatttaggTTCTTTTTGGAGCATTTATTTTACGAATACGTGACAGATGAAAGATTCAAATCTGCTGACAAAAGTACCAACACGgattatatgaaaaatttatcattGCACATTGCCAATGCTGATTTGTATAAGGGACAGATAGACAAAGCACGTGTGTATTTTTATGGTACCTACTACGCAGCGCAGCTGATAGCAGCTCCATCGAACTATTGCAACCCAGTTTCTTTATCCAACGCAGCTGTGGAGTTAGCCCAGAAGGTAAACCTCGaatgcaaaattttaaatgtcAAAGAATTAGAGGATCTTAAAATGGGTGCATATCTTTCAGTAGGAAAGGGAAGTATGTAtccaaataaatttatccaCTTGACGTATAAAGGGGCTCAGAAGGGAGATAACcaaaataagagaaaaaaaattgcacttaTAGGAAAAGGAATAACCTTCGATTCAGGAGGATATAATTTGAAAGCTGCTCCAGGATCCATGATAGATTTGATGAAATTTGACATGAGTGGTTGTGCAGCTGTGTTAGGATGTGCTTACTGTATAGGTACCATCAAACCCGACAATGTAGAGGTTCATTTCCTAAGTGCAGTGTGTGAAAATATGGTCTCCAAAAATTCCTATCGACCTGGTGACATCATCACAGCTTCCAATGGAAAAACTATAGAAGTTGGTAACACCGATGCTGAGGGAAGACTAACATTAGCTGATGCTCTAGTGTATGCAGAAAAGTTGGGAGTGGATTACATAGTCGACATTGCCACCTTAACAGGAGCCATGCTATACTCTCTAGGAACCAGTTATGCTGGCGTTTTTGGAAACAATGATCagttaataaataaaatattaaattcgTCGAAGACGTCTAATGAACCCGCCTGGTGGTTACCCATCATTAATGAATACAGATCTTCTCTAAATTCAAAGTATGCTGACctgaataatatttcatcAAGTGTGAAGGCTTCTTCCGTTGTGGCTTCCCTATTTCTGAAGGAATTTATCGAGAATACGCCATGGGCCCACATAGATATTGCGGGAGTCTCTTGGAACTTCAAAGCGAGAAAACCCAAGGGTTTTGGTGTCCGCTTGCTAACTGAGTTCGTCCTCAACGATGCAGT